Proteins from one Pseudomonas sp. KBS0710 genomic window:
- a CDS encoding HU family DNA-binding protein, translating to MNKSELIDAIAASADIPKAAAGRALDAVIESVTGALKAGDSVVLVGFGTFSVTDRPARTGRNPQTGKALQIAAAKKPGFKAGKALKEAVN from the coding sequence GTGAACAAGTCGGAACTGATTGATGCTATCGCCGCATCCGCTGATATCCCGAAAGCTGCTGCTGGCCGTGCGCTGGACGCAGTAATCGAATCCGTCACTGGCGCTCTGAAGGCCGGCGACTCCGTGGTACTGGTAGGCTTCGGTACTTTCTCTGTGACTGACCGCCCAGCTCGTACTGGCCGTAACCCACAGACTGGCAAAGCACTGCAAATCGCTGCTGCCAAGAAACCAGGTTTCAAAGCCGGTAAAGCCCTGAAAGAAGCGGTTAACTAA